AATATGCCATGCTTCAACTGCACATGTtgcgaaaatttattttttgagcaCACCGTTTTAAAATTCGACGAAAACAAAGTTTTTTGTGTACCTAATTATGAAAATGTAATAATTAATGATATTACTACTCCCTATATGTGCAGAACATGTTACAAGTACGTCTTGAAAGGGCAAGTGCCGAAATTATCTACTGCAAATGGTTTAAAGTTTGTAGACATCCCAACAAGTTTAAAAACATTGTCATCGTTGGAAGAGAGAATTGTTTCTCCTATCGTATGCTTTTTACAAATTCGACCCCTAAAATATTATGCAATAAATCCTCAAGTAGGTTTAAAAGACAGTGTAGTAAATATACTTGTCGAAATTACAGATATGGTGCAAGTTGTTTTACCTCATAAAATAAATGAAACGATGACTGTGCAAGTAAAATTAAAAAGACATGTAGATCATAAAACTGATTACATGTTTGAAACAATTAGGCCTGCGGCTATTTGTGACgcgttaaaatatttaataaaaactcCGCTTTACATAAAACATGATATCAAAGTTGATGAAAAATACTTTGAGCAATACGAGAATGATTATTCTAAAACAATTGATTTTGTCATACACAGAGATGTTCATGAAGACGAAAAAAATGATTCAGCATCCGAAGACGATGATCATTCGGATATCGAAAATGATATTCTTGACACGGAAATCAATGATGAAGTATTACTAATAGATGAAAATATAGTTCAAAATGATAATATCAAAATTATAGCCCCGGGACAAGGCAAAGTACCTATGCCCTGGCATTTAGTACAGGATATAGATGAATTATGTTTTCCAAAAATATTTGGAGGTTTTCCCTTCAACGGTAATAATATTTCATATTCTGACCGAATTAAGTCAGAAATCAGAAGAAAAGATCGCAGATCCTGTACTGCGCATAGAATTTTATTTACAACTTCTAAAAAAACAGAATTAGCTATAAGTGCTATAATCGAAAAAGTATTACGAAAAACGTTAAACAATCAAAATATAACCGTTACAAATGCTTTAAATCCCGAATACATAAAAAGCTTATTCAAAATTAACGAGGGTTATCCATTTTTAAGACCTATTAGAGCATCCCCTGCTTATTGggaattaaagaaaaaagatctTCTGGCATTGATAAGGCAACTCGGAAGACCAACACTATTTTTAACATTGAGTGCAATTGAAACTATTTGGATAGAATTATTACAATGTTTATCGAAATTAGTAGATTCCAAAACATTAAGTGTGTACGAAACAGCTAACTTAAGTACAAATGAAAAAACTAGATTTATAAAAGAAGACCCGGTCACATGTGCAAGATATTTTGActataaaattgcaaaaatgatgctgtatttaaaaagcAAAAACTCTATCTTTAAGAACCATCCAATTGAAGATAGTTATCAACGTGTAGAATTTCAAATGAGAGGTTCTCCACATGAACATATTCTATTGTGGCTGAAAAATCCACCAAAATATGATCCGAATAATTCAGAATCCATTGATGAATGTATAAAATTTATTGATGAATATATAACATGCAAATATAGAGAAAATGATCCGTATATAAAATTGCAATTCCACAATCACCCGCATACGTGTTAtaaaaaaagggcaaaaaaaTATGCAGATTTAATTTTCCAAAACCCGTAATGCCATGCACAAAAATGTTGGAACCACTTCCAAGAGGAGCCGTCACAGaaactattaaaacaaatttcaGAAAAGTCCATGATTAAACAAATAAAagatttacaaattttaaaatcaattgaTCCTACATCAACTGATGTttacaaattaaatatatttgaaaaatacaGCAATAGAGTTTTGAAGGAAAACGTCTCTTTAGCTGATTTTGCTGTAGTTTACAAACAAAGTGGCATAATTAATAAAAACGTTGCTGAAAATGAAGATGCTATAGATAATGACGATAACGAAAAAAGACAAAAGCCTATGGTTATCAGATATAGGCATTATAAATTTGATCAAGATGCTCATAATTATTATAGAGAGCAAATACTACTCTTCCATCCGTGGAGAAATGAATTAGACGAAGTGGAAAACATAGATTGTAAATCTGTTTACGAGAAAAATTTACAGCAAATcgaagaaaatagaaaaaaatatgtaatatatgCTGAAGAGACAATCGAAAATGCAATAGAAATTGTAACAAAAGTACAAGATAACGATGATGAAATACAAGAATTTGAAAATGACAAATTAACCCCAATTCAGCAAGTGAACATTTTAGTTCAAGCTGGAAAAGAAATTTCTAAAGATGTCAACAAAACAAGATTCACGTGTCCTCCTAGAGTGACAGGCGATGAAATGTTAATTCTATTAGAGAAACTAAATGATCGTCAAAGAGAA
The window above is part of the Diabrotica virgifera virgifera chromosome 2, PGI_DIABVI_V3a genome. Proteins encoded here:
- the LOC126880256 gene encoding uncharacterized protein LOC126880256, which produces MQTDRRQNKRIREQKRQNDLEAKSIKRENDIVRYREYYNNNLKLENSTIAHEKLKFIESLKNMPCFNCTCCENLFFEHTVLKFDENKVFCVPNYENVIINDITTPYMCRTCYKYVLKGQVPKLSTANGLKFVDIPTSLKTLSSLEERIVSPIVCFLQIRPLKYYAINPQVGLKDSVVNILVEITDMVQVVLPHKINETMTVQVKLKRHVDHKTDYMFETIRPAAICDALKYLIKTPLYIKHDIKVDEKYFEQYENDYSKTIDFVIHRDVHEDEKNDSASEDDDHSDIENDILDTEINDEVLLIDENIVQNDNIKIIAPGQGKVPMPWHLVQDIDELCFPKIFGGFPFNGNNISYSDRIKSEIRRKDRRSCTAHRILFTTSKKTELAISAIIEKVLRKTLNNQNITVTNALNPEYIKSLFKINEGYPFLRPIRASPAYWELKKKDLLALIRQLGRPTLFLTLSAIETIWIELLQCLSKLVDSKTLSVYETANLSTNEKTRFIKEDPVTCARYFDYKIAKMMLYLKSKNSIFKNHPIEDSYQRVEFQMRGSPHEHILLWLKNPPKYDPNNSESIDECIKFIDEYITCKYRENDPYIKLQFHNHPHTCYKKRAKKYADLIFQNP